DNA from Candidatus Sulfotelmatobacter sp.:
TCGAGGATGTCGTTGATCAGGGAGAGGAGGTGCTTGCCAGAGCCGTGGATGTCCTTCACGTATTCGGCCTGCTTCTCCGTCAGCTGGCCGAAGTAGCGCGCGGCGAGCATCTCGGAGAAGCCGATCACCGCGTTGAGCGGCGTGCGCAGCTCATGCGACATGTTGGCGAGGAACGCCGACTTGTGCTGGTTCGCGATCTCGAGCTGGTGGCTTTTCTCCTGGATCTCGCGAAAGAGCTTCGCGTTCTGGATCGCGATTACGGCCTGGTCGGCGAAAGTCTTCAGCAGCGCAATCTCTTTCTCGGAAAACTCACCGATCGCGTCGCGGCCGACCCAGATTGCACCGATCCCCCGCCCCTTCCACAGCATCGGCGCGAAAAGGAAGGACTTGAAACCCATGATCCGGCCGCCGCGCCGCACCGGCTCGGGTACGTCCGCGCCGCCTTCGACGTCCGGATAGTGCATCACACGGCGCTCGAGGATCGCCGCCCCGGAGGCCGAGGCCCGAGTGAGCGGCAGCGGGTAGATGCCCGCCAACTCCTGCCGGCCCGGACCGCGGTAGGGGCCCAGGTGCACGGCACCATCCTCACCGATCAGGTTGATCCCGACGTGCCGGCCTCCGAACAGCCGCTCGCAGCTCTCCAGGATCTTGTCGAACACCGGTTTCGCGTCGGCCACCGAGCTCGAGATGACCTGCAGCACCTCAGCGGAGGCTCGCTGCTGATCGAGCGCCTCCTTCGTCTCGTTGAACAGCCGGGCGTTCTGGATTGCGATGACCGCCTGGTCGGCGAAGGTCTTCAGCAGCGCGATCTCTTTCTCCGAGAACTCACCGACGGCCGCGCGCCACGCGAAGATCGCGCCGATCCCCCGGCCTTCCCACAGCATCGGCGCGAGGATTGCGGACCGGTAGCCGGTGATCCTGGCTCCGCGCCGCATGTATTCGGGCACATCCGGTCCGTCCCGGGCGTCAGGATAGTGAACGACGCGTCGCTGCAGGATCGCCGCGCCGGCGCCGGAGTCCTCGCTGAGCGGTACCGGATAGTGCCGCTCGAGTTCTTCCCGATGAGCACCCTGGTAGGCGGCTAGATGCACGGCGCCGTCCTCGCCGACCAGGGATATGCCGACACTCTGGCCCTCAAAAAGCCGCCCGCAGCTCTCGAGAATCTTGTCGAACACCGGTTTCGTGTCGGCCACCGAGCTCGAGATCACCTGCAGCACGTCCGCGGATGCCTTCTGCTGATCCAGCGCCTCCTTCGTCTCGTTGAAGAGGCGCACGTTCTGGATCGCGATGACCGCCTGGTCCGCAAAGGTCCGCAACAGGGCGAGCTGCTTGTCGCTGAACGGCTTGACTTCCTTCCGGAGCATCACGATCGCCCCGAGCGCGGTATCACCGAAAAGCAGTGGCGCCGCCACCATGGTCCGATGCCCGTAGCGCCGCTGTAGGGCCTTGCCCTCCGGGTACTCGCCCTCCGACTCCGCTGCGAGGTCGTCGATCTGGATGGTTCGCCGCTCGAGCAGCGCGCGACCGGCCACCGAGCCGCGGGCGATTGGAACGGTGAGCTCGGGTCCGAAGGTCTCGCCGAACGGCCCGACGCTCGCGGCGAAGCGCATGACGTCGCCCTCGGCTCGGGCGATGACCACGTCGGGCGCGTCGCACAACCGGGACACGCTCCTCGCCACCGCATCGAACACCGGCGCAAGGTCGGTGGGCGAACTCGAGATCACGCGCAGGATCTCGGCGGTCGCGGTCTGCTGCTCGAGCGATTCGGTCAGCTCGCGGTTGCGCGCCTCGAGCTCGTTGAAGAGCCGCACGTTTTCGATCGCGATCACCGCCTGGTCGGCGAAGGTCTCGAGCAGCTTGATCTGCTTGTCCGA
Protein-coding regions in this window:
- a CDS encoding GAF domain-containing protein, whose amino-acid sequence is MVEDLPAEPESEFPIGAQLAKQFGSRTVLATPLLREGTALGAIVIRRSEARPFSDKQIKLLETFADQAVIAIENVRLFNELEARNRELTESLEQQTATAEILRVISSSPTDLAPVFDAVARSVSRLCDAPDVVIARAEGDVMRFAASVGPFGETFGPELTVPIARGSVAGRALLERRTIQIDDLAAESEGEYPEGKALQRRYGHRTMVAAPLLFGDTALGAIVMLRKEVKPFSDKQLALLRTFADQAVIAIQNVRLFNETKEALDQQKASADVLQVISSSVADTKPVFDKILESCGRLFEGQSVGISLVGEDGAVHLAAYQGAHREELERHYPVPLSEDSGAGAAILQRRVVHYPDARDGPDVPEYMRRGARITGYRSAILAPMLWEGRGIGAIFAWRAAVGEFSEKEIALLKTFADQAVIAIQNARLFNETKEALDQQRASAEVLQVISSSVADAKPVFDKILESCERLFGGRHVGINLIGEDGAVHLGPYRGPGRQELAGIYPLPLTRASASGAAILERRVMHYPDVEGGADVPEPVRRGGRIMGFKSFLFAPMLWKGRGIGAIWVGRDAIGEFSEKEIALLKTFADQAVIAIQNAKLFREIQEKSHQLEIANQHKSAFLANMSHELRTPLNAVIGFSEMLAARYFGQLTEKQAEYVKDIHGSGKHLLSLINDILDLSKIEAGRMELEAADFDLRAALDNALTLVRERAQRSGIALRFEADPELGPFRGDERKVKQVILNLLSNAVKFTPRGGAVGVVARQANGSAEIAVKDTGVGIAPADQETIFEAFRQVGTDVTRKREGTGLGLALARRFVELHGGTIRVESAPGKGSTFTVTLPVRNGE